The Linepithema humile isolate Giens D197 chromosome 7, Lhum_UNIL_v1.0, whole genome shotgun sequence genome has a window encoding:
- the LOC105667583 gene encoding dual 3',5'-cyclic-AMP and -GMP phosphodiesterase 11-like isoform X4 — translation MTAETAAPCVQGVQGAQSGIASQSMLQQVQDGNGGGGGGGGGGGGGGGSGGAYYSSTSTSTIYDPEYSRMESWLDEHPDFVNDYFLRKVTRQTVDMWLVSHATPTSSSSSCVELSSPTHAAAGNSTSGRGGAGGSGATTPVRKISAHEFERGGLLKPIVNTIDGTPTFLSVSPGDTGQPGGPQATGPGNSNRTQRRSRHELRHLDEKDLIFELVKDICNELDVRSLCHKILQNVSTLLHADRGSLFLVQGERSGATTNASPSQDHEATADNSDNGNLRRNNQSYSRSRCLVSKLFDVCSRSTLLEMEKKDEIKIPWGTGIVGYVAESGEPVNIPDAYKDSRFNREIDALTGYRTRALLCMPIKDCNGDVIGVAQVINKLGGEGQFTAQDEKVFASYLQFCGIGLRNAQLYEKSQLEVKRNQVLLDLARMIFEEQSTIEHMVFRILTHTQSLIQCQRVQVLLVHNASKWSFSRVFDFEANDLTGEDSDSRTSPFESRFPINVGITGHVATTGETVNIPNAYEDDKFDRLVDEGTGFKHRTILCMAIKNSSGQIIGVIQLINKFDDLPFTKNDENFVEAFAIFCGMGIHNTHMYEKAVIAMAKQSVTLEVLSYHASASLEDAQRLRSLKVPSSAHLQLHDFNFDDIHMEDNETLTACLRMFLDLDFVKRFHIDYDVLCRWLLSVKKNYRNVTYHNWRHAFNVAQMMFAILTATQWWKIFGEIECLALIIACLCHDLDHRGTNNSFQIKASSPLAQLYSTSTMEHHHFDQCLMILSSQGNQILSNLSPEEYSRVVKVLEEAILSTDLAVYFRKRGAFLNLVRGGYNWAYSGDRELLRGMLMTVCDLAAITKPWEIEKRVAELVSSEFFEQGDIERRTLNITPIDIMNREKEDELPKMQVGFIDSICLPIYEAFAHLSDKLTPLVDGVRENKRHWLEIAETQCQAEICTNHDRTSTSVSDNEETSEQADQ, via the exons ATGACGGCGGAGACGGCGGCTCCTTGTGTACAAGGAGTACAAGGAGCACAGAGTGGTATAGCGAGCCAGAGCATGTTGCAACAGGTGCAGGATGGAaatggtggcggcggcggcggcggcggcggcggcggcggcggcggcggtagcGGCGGCGCTTATTATTCCTCGACGTCGACTTCAACGATATACGATCCGGAATACTCTCGTATGGAATCTTGGCTCGACGAACATCCTGACTTCGTCAACGATTACTTTTTAAG GAAGGTGACACGGCAAACCGTGGACATGTGGTTAGTGTCACACGCGACGCCGACTTCGTCGTCCAGCAGCTGCGTAGAGCTTTCAAGCCCGACCCATGCTGCGGCTGGCAACTCGACCTCCGGTCGAGGTGGTGCCGGTGGCTCAGGAGCAACGACACCCGTACGCAAGATTTCGGCGCACGAGTTTGAGCGAGGGGGTCTTCTTAAGCCGATCGTCAACACAATCGACGGCACGCCGACCTTCTTGAGCGTATCGCCAGGAGACACGGGTCAGCCGGGCGGACCACAAGCCACAGGGCCCGGTAACTCGAATCGAACTCAAAGACGATCGAGACACGAACTGAGGCATCTCGACGAGAAGGATCTTATCTTTGAGTTG GTGAAAGACATTTGCAACGAGCTGGACGTGAGATCGTTGTGCCACAAAATCCTGCAAAATGTCAGCACGCTTCTTCACGCGGATCGCGGCTCGTTATTTCTCGTCCAGGGGGAGAGAAGCGGCGCAACCACCAATGCATCTCCTTCTCAGGATCACGAGGCCACCGCGGACAATTCCGATAACGGGAATTTGCGACGTAACAATCAATCTTACTCGAGGAGCAGGTGTCTAGTCTCGAAACTTTTCGACGTTTGTTCGAGATCGACGTTGTTGGAAATGGAAAAGAAAGATGAAATCAAGATTCCCTGGGGAACTGGAATTGTCGGATATGTCGCTGAGAGCGGGGAACCCGTTAATATACCGGACGCTTACAAG GATTCGAGGTTTAATCGCGAGATTGATGCGTTAACGGGATACCGTACGCGTGCTTTACTGTGTATGCCTATTAAAGATTGCAACGGCGACGTAATCGGAGTGGCGCAGGTGATCAACAAACTCGGCGGCGAAGGACAGTTCACCGCGCAAGATGAAAAGGTTTTCGCCAGTTACTTACAGTTCTGCGGTATCGGTTTGAGAAACGCGCAACTCTACGAGAAGAGTCAATTGGAAGTGAAGAGAAATCAG GTTCTACTGGATTTGGCTAGAATGATTTTCGAAGAGCAGAGCACGATTGAGCATATGGTTTTTAGGATCCTCACGCATACGCAGTCGTTGATTCAATGTCAACGTGTCCAG GTGCTGCTCGTGCATAACGCCTCGAAGTGGAGTTTTTCGCGCGTCTTCGACTTCGAGGCGAACGATCTCACTGGCGAGGATTCCGATTCTCGCACTAG tcCGTTCGAGAGTAGATTTCCTATCAACGTCGGTATCACGGGTCACGTAGCGACAACCGGTGAA ACTGTCAACATACCGAACGCTTACGAAGATGACAAATTCGATCGTCTAGTAGATGAAGGTACCGGATTTAAGCATCGTACGATACTTTGTATGGCTATCAAGAATTCCTCTGGTCAAATAATTGGTGTTATTCAATTGATCAATAAGTTCGATGACCTGCCTTTCACGAAGAACGATGAAAATTTCGTTGAGGCATTTGCGATATTTTGCGGGATGGGAATCCATAACACGCACAT GTATGAGAAGGCTGTGATAGCGATGGCGAAACAAAGTGTGACTTTAGAAGTGCTGAGTTACCATGCCTCGGCGTCGTTGGAGGACGCGCAGAGATTGAGA AGTTTAAAAGTTCCGTCGTCGGCGCATCTTCAATTGCACGATTTCAACTTTGACGATATACACATGGAAGACAATGAAACATTGACCGCGTGCCTCAGAATGTTCCTTGATTTGGATTTTGTCAAACGTTTTCACATCGATTACGATGTACTCTGTCGTTGGTTGTTGAGTGTGAAGAAAAACTATCGGAACGTCACGTACCACAATTGGCGACACGCCTTTAACGTGGCTCAAATGATGTTCGCTATTTTAACA GCTACCCAATGGTGGAAGATCTTTGGTGAGATCGAATGTCTCGCGCTCATCATCGCTTGCTTGTGTCACGATCTAGATCATCGTGGGACAAATAATTCTTTCCAAATTAA AGCTTCATCGCCGCTTGCGCAATTGTACTCAACCTCAACGATGGAACATCACCATTTCGATCAGTGCTTGATGATTTTGAGCAGCCAAGGCAATCAGATTCTGTCGAATCTTTCGCCGGAGGAATATTCACGCGTGGTGAAGGTTCTCGAAGAAGCGATACTCTCCACTGATCTCGCCGTTTACTTCAGAAAGCGTGGCGCCTTCCTCAATCTAGTACGTGGTGGCTACAACTGGGCGTACAGTGGTGACCGAGAACTCCTGCGCGGTATGCTAATGACAGTCTGCGATCTGGCCGCTATTACGAAACCGTGGGAGATTGAAAAAAGAGTAGCCGAGCTTGTTAGTAGCGAATTTTTCGAGCAGGGCGATATAGAGAGGCGGACGCTCAATATTACGCCTATT GATATTATGaacagagaaaaagaagatgaACTGCCAAAGATGCAAGTCGGTTTCATCGATTCCATCTGCCTTCCCATCTACGAG GCGTTTGCCCATCTGTCGGATAAACTGACGCCGCTCGTTGATGGGGTCAGGGAAAATAAGCGGCACTGGTTGGAAATCGCCGAGACACAGTGTCAAGCGGAGATCTGTACGAACCATGATAGGACGTCGACGTCGGTGTCCGACAACGAGGAGACCAGCGAACAAGCGGACCAATAG
- the LOC105667583 gene encoding dual 3',5'-cyclic-AMP and -GMP phosphodiesterase 11-like isoform X3 yields the protein MQLKKAMLKIFDQCLHLRSIEEPRMTAETAAPCVQGVQGAQSGIASQSMLQQVQDGNGGGGGGGGGGGGGGGSGGAYYSSTSTSTIYDPEYSRMESWLDEHPDFVNDYFLRKVTRQTVDMWLVSHATPTSSSSSCVELSSPTHAAAGNSTSGRGGAGGSGATTPVRKISAHEFERGGLLKPIVNTIDGTPTFLSVSPGDTGQPGGPQATGPGNSNRTQRRSRHELRHLDEKDLIFELVKDICNELDVRSLCHKILQNVSTLLHADRGSLFLVQGERSGATTNASPSQDHEATADNSDNGNLRRNNQSYSRSRCLVSKLFDVCSRSTLLEMEKKDEIKIPWGTGIVGYVAESGEPVNIPDAYKDSRFNREIDALTGYRTRALLCMPIKDCNGDVIGVAQVINKLGGEGQFTAQDEKVFASYLQFCGIGLRNAQLYEKSQLEVKRNQVLLDLARMIFEEQSTIEHMVFRILTHTQSLIQCQRVQVLLVHNASKWSFSRVFDFEANDLTGEDSDSRTSPFESRFPINVGITGHVATTGETVNIPNAYEDDKFDRLVDEGTGFKHRTILCMAIKNSSGQIIGVIQLINKFDDLPFTKNDENFVEAFAIFCGMGIHNTHMYEKAVIAMAKQSVTLEVLSYHASASLEDAQRLRSLKVPSSAHLQLHDFNFDDIHMEDNETLTACLRMFLDLDFVKRFHIDYDVLCRWLLSVKKNYRNVTYHNWRHAFNVAQMMFAILTATQWWKIFGEIECLALIIACLCHDLDHRGTNNSFQIKASSPLAQLYSTSTMEHHHFDQCLMILSSQGNQILSNLSPEEYSRVVKVLEEAILSTDLAVYFRKRGAFLNLVRGGYNWAYSGDRELLRGMLMTVCDLAAITKPWEIEKRVAELVSSEFFEQGDIERRTLNITPIDIMNREKEDELPKMQVGFIDSICLPIYEAFAHLSDKLTPLVDGVRENKRHWLEIAETQCQAEICTNHDRTSTSVSDNEETSEQADQ from the exons gCCTGCACTTGCGGAGCATCGAGGAGCCGAGGATGACGGCGGAGACGGCGGCTCCTTGTGTACAAGGAGTACAAGGAGCACAGAGTGGTATAGCGAGCCAGAGCATGTTGCAACAGGTGCAGGATGGAaatggtggcggcggcggcggcggcggcggcggcggcggcggcggcggtagcGGCGGCGCTTATTATTCCTCGACGTCGACTTCAACGATATACGATCCGGAATACTCTCGTATGGAATCTTGGCTCGACGAACATCCTGACTTCGTCAACGATTACTTTTTAAG GAAGGTGACACGGCAAACCGTGGACATGTGGTTAGTGTCACACGCGACGCCGACTTCGTCGTCCAGCAGCTGCGTAGAGCTTTCAAGCCCGACCCATGCTGCGGCTGGCAACTCGACCTCCGGTCGAGGTGGTGCCGGTGGCTCAGGAGCAACGACACCCGTACGCAAGATTTCGGCGCACGAGTTTGAGCGAGGGGGTCTTCTTAAGCCGATCGTCAACACAATCGACGGCACGCCGACCTTCTTGAGCGTATCGCCAGGAGACACGGGTCAGCCGGGCGGACCACAAGCCACAGGGCCCGGTAACTCGAATCGAACTCAAAGACGATCGAGACACGAACTGAGGCATCTCGACGAGAAGGATCTTATCTTTGAGTTG GTGAAAGACATTTGCAACGAGCTGGACGTGAGATCGTTGTGCCACAAAATCCTGCAAAATGTCAGCACGCTTCTTCACGCGGATCGCGGCTCGTTATTTCTCGTCCAGGGGGAGAGAAGCGGCGCAACCACCAATGCATCTCCTTCTCAGGATCACGAGGCCACCGCGGACAATTCCGATAACGGGAATTTGCGACGTAACAATCAATCTTACTCGAGGAGCAGGTGTCTAGTCTCGAAACTTTTCGACGTTTGTTCGAGATCGACGTTGTTGGAAATGGAAAAGAAAGATGAAATCAAGATTCCCTGGGGAACTGGAATTGTCGGATATGTCGCTGAGAGCGGGGAACCCGTTAATATACCGGACGCTTACAAG GATTCGAGGTTTAATCGCGAGATTGATGCGTTAACGGGATACCGTACGCGTGCTTTACTGTGTATGCCTATTAAAGATTGCAACGGCGACGTAATCGGAGTGGCGCAGGTGATCAACAAACTCGGCGGCGAAGGACAGTTCACCGCGCAAGATGAAAAGGTTTTCGCCAGTTACTTACAGTTCTGCGGTATCGGTTTGAGAAACGCGCAACTCTACGAGAAGAGTCAATTGGAAGTGAAGAGAAATCAG GTTCTACTGGATTTGGCTAGAATGATTTTCGAAGAGCAGAGCACGATTGAGCATATGGTTTTTAGGATCCTCACGCATACGCAGTCGTTGATTCAATGTCAACGTGTCCAG GTGCTGCTCGTGCATAACGCCTCGAAGTGGAGTTTTTCGCGCGTCTTCGACTTCGAGGCGAACGATCTCACTGGCGAGGATTCCGATTCTCGCACTAG tcCGTTCGAGAGTAGATTTCCTATCAACGTCGGTATCACGGGTCACGTAGCGACAACCGGTGAA ACTGTCAACATACCGAACGCTTACGAAGATGACAAATTCGATCGTCTAGTAGATGAAGGTACCGGATTTAAGCATCGTACGATACTTTGTATGGCTATCAAGAATTCCTCTGGTCAAATAATTGGTGTTATTCAATTGATCAATAAGTTCGATGACCTGCCTTTCACGAAGAACGATGAAAATTTCGTTGAGGCATTTGCGATATTTTGCGGGATGGGAATCCATAACACGCACAT GTATGAGAAGGCTGTGATAGCGATGGCGAAACAAAGTGTGACTTTAGAAGTGCTGAGTTACCATGCCTCGGCGTCGTTGGAGGACGCGCAGAGATTGAGA AGTTTAAAAGTTCCGTCGTCGGCGCATCTTCAATTGCACGATTTCAACTTTGACGATATACACATGGAAGACAATGAAACATTGACCGCGTGCCTCAGAATGTTCCTTGATTTGGATTTTGTCAAACGTTTTCACATCGATTACGATGTACTCTGTCGTTGGTTGTTGAGTGTGAAGAAAAACTATCGGAACGTCACGTACCACAATTGGCGACACGCCTTTAACGTGGCTCAAATGATGTTCGCTATTTTAACA GCTACCCAATGGTGGAAGATCTTTGGTGAGATCGAATGTCTCGCGCTCATCATCGCTTGCTTGTGTCACGATCTAGATCATCGTGGGACAAATAATTCTTTCCAAATTAA AGCTTCATCGCCGCTTGCGCAATTGTACTCAACCTCAACGATGGAACATCACCATTTCGATCAGTGCTTGATGATTTTGAGCAGCCAAGGCAATCAGATTCTGTCGAATCTTTCGCCGGAGGAATATTCACGCGTGGTGAAGGTTCTCGAAGAAGCGATACTCTCCACTGATCTCGCCGTTTACTTCAGAAAGCGTGGCGCCTTCCTCAATCTAGTACGTGGTGGCTACAACTGGGCGTACAGTGGTGACCGAGAACTCCTGCGCGGTATGCTAATGACAGTCTGCGATCTGGCCGCTATTACGAAACCGTGGGAGATTGAAAAAAGAGTAGCCGAGCTTGTTAGTAGCGAATTTTTCGAGCAGGGCGATATAGAGAGGCGGACGCTCAATATTACGCCTATT GATATTATGaacagagaaaaagaagatgaACTGCCAAAGATGCAAGTCGGTTTCATCGATTCCATCTGCCTTCCCATCTACGAG GCGTTTGCCCATCTGTCGGATAAACTGACGCCGCTCGTTGATGGGGTCAGGGAAAATAAGCGGCACTGGTTGGAAATCGCCGAGACACAGTGTCAAGCGGAGATCTGTACGAACCATGATAGGACGTCGACGTCGGTGTCCGACAACGAGGAGACCAGCGAACAAGCGGACCAATAG